Proteins encoded by one window of Cyclobacteriaceae bacterium:
- a CDS encoding deoxynucleoside kinase, with protein MKTLKHIAISGNIGSGKTTLAEKLSKHYGWTPLYESVDKNPYLKDFYNDMTRWAFHLQIYFLNSRFRQVNEIRANENTTVQDRTIYEDAYIFAANLHKSGHISDRDYQSYLDIFNSMIDFVQAPDLLIYLRSDIPKLVRQIQKRGREYEYAMRLDYLKNLNEHYENWISNYKHGRLLIVNVNDLDFVERIEDFSFIVNRIDLEINNLFS; from the coding sequence ATGAAAACGCTCAAGCACATTGCCATATCCGGAAACATTGGCTCCGGTAAAACCACACTGGCCGAAAAGTTATCCAAGCATTACGGTTGGACGCCTCTCTATGAATCTGTGGATAAAAACCCCTACCTGAAGGATTTCTATAACGACATGACCCGCTGGGCTTTCCACCTGCAAATCTATTTCCTGAACAGCCGGTTCCGCCAGGTTAATGAAATCCGGGCCAATGAAAACACTACCGTTCAGGACCGCACCATTTACGAAGATGCCTACATTTTTGCCGCCAACCTGCATAAAAGCGGCCATATCAGCGACCGCGATTACCAAAGCTACCTGGACATTTTCAACTCCATGATCGACTTTGTACAGGCACCCGATTTACTGATTTACCTCCGATCCGATATCCCGAAACTGGTTCGGCAAATTCAAAAACGGGGGCGTGAATACGAATACGCCATGCGGCTGGACTACCTGAAAAACCTGAACGAGCACTATGAAAACTGGATCAGCAATTACAAGCACGGCAGGCTGTTAATTGTAAATGTAAACGACCTCGACTTTGTAGAACGGATAGAGGACTTTTCCTTTATCGTGAACCGCATCGACCTGGAGATCAACAATTTGTTCTCTTAA